In a single window of the Solea solea chromosome 14, fSolSol10.1, whole genome shotgun sequence genome:
- the asb5a gene encoding ankyrin repeat and SOCS box protein 5: protein MPDSTEELTNKPFAAQLSNVYLSILALFCFKLFVKISLNLLTYFYIIRGNRKEAARISAEFYDYGQKHGSWADRSPLHDAASQGRLLALRTLILQGHNVNVLTIDHVTPLHEACLGDHVACARALIDAGANVNASTIDGVTPLFNACTVGSVACAEILLENGAKPQSLVYHPSPIHEATSKGHYGCVEALVTWGADVDMEIPHLGTALYTACVCQELECARKLLREGANVQKGRSLDSPLHAAAEKDCTAVVKLLLDFGADINARNTEFQRPVDVAPPSSLTEGFLMLYEATPRLLSQVCRQCIRKCVGRDRLHLISHLPLPNRLRNFLQYQ from the exons ATGCCAGACTCAACAGAGGAGCTCACCAACAAGCCCTTCGCGGCCCAGTTGTCCAATGTTTACCTCAGCATCTTGGCACTGTTCTGCTTCAAGCTCTTTGTGAAGATCTCCCTCAACTTGCTGACATACTTCTACATTATCCGCGGGAACCGCAAAGAAGCGGCCAGGATATCAGCAGAGTTCTATGATTATGGCCAGAAACACG GATCCTGGGCCGACCGCTCACCGCTCCATGACGCCGCGAGTCAAGGCCGTCTACTGGCCCTGAGGACCCTCATTTTACAG GGTCACAATGTGAATGTTCTGACTATAGACCATGTGACGCCCCTTCATGAGGCCTGTCTCGGAGACCATGTCGCTTGTGCCAGAGCTCTCATTGATGCAGGAGCAAAT GTCAATGCTTCTACGATTGATGgtgtcacccctctgttcaACGCCTGCACAGTGGGTAGTGTGGCATGCGCGGAGATCCTTTTGGAAAACGGAGCGAAACCCCAGAGCCTTGTTTACCATCCATCACCCATCCACGAAGCTACCAGCAAAG GTCATTACGGCTGTGTGGAGGCTCTGGTGACTTGGGGGGCAGATGTGGACATGGAAATTCCTCACCTGGGCACCGCGCTCTATACGGCCTGCGTCTGCCAAGAGCTGGAATGTGCCAGGAAACTCCTGAGGGAAG GTGCAAATGTCCAGAAAGGCAGATCCCTGGATTCGCCTCTACATGCAGCTGCGGAGAAAGACTGCACGGCCgtggtgaagctgctgctggactttggtgcggacATCAACGCCAGGAACACAGAGTTTCAAAGGCCAGTCGACGTGGCTCCACCCAGCAGTCTAACGGAGGGTTTCCTGATGCTCTACGAAG ctaCACCACGACTCCTGAGCCAGGTGTGTCGCCAGTGCATCAGGAAATGTGTCGGCCGAGATCGACTCCACCTCATCTCCCACCTCCCCCTGCCCAACAGGCTCAGGAACTTCCTGCAGTACCAATGA